From a region of the Geothrix sp. 21YS21S-2 genome:
- the mgtE gene encoding magnesium transporter, which produces MAETKDTLTAPELRRLMDAGRWYRLRRALDALHPADVAELLEGVGASQEILLLRLLGKRQGEIFAYLPTFQQRRILRKTAPEQLAQLVGALPPDDRTQLLAKLPLPVAHTLLGRLPASELKQGLALLSYKDNTAGRYMTPQYASILPGMTAREALEAIRTTGRGKETLNVIYIVDEDGRLVEDLRLGSLVLADPAMLVTDITDPGLVALLDTAPVGEVLQAFEKYDRVALPVVDQAQQMLGIITIDDVVDVAEARATRDIQKMGGVEALDMPYADSGFWAMVRKRGGWLAVLFLGEMLTATAMGHYEKEIAKAVVLALFVPLIISTGGNSGSQATSLIIRALALQELKLRDWIRVFRRELFSGLALGGGLGAIGFTRIVIWQRMGLANYGHNYILVALTVWMSLTGVVLFGTLAGSMLPFLLRRFGFDPATSSAPFVATLVDVTGLVIYFQVASMILKGTIL; this is translated from the coding sequence ATGGCGGAGACAAAGGACACCCTGACCGCCCCGGAGCTCCGCAGGCTCATGGACGCGGGACGCTGGTACCGCCTCAGGCGGGCCCTGGATGCGCTGCACCCCGCGGACGTGGCCGAACTCCTGGAGGGCGTGGGCGCGTCCCAGGAGATCCTCCTTCTCCGGCTCCTGGGAAAGCGCCAGGGCGAGATCTTCGCCTACCTGCCCACCTTCCAGCAACGTCGAATCCTCAGGAAGACCGCCCCGGAGCAGCTGGCGCAGCTGGTGGGCGCGCTGCCGCCGGACGACCGGACCCAGCTGCTGGCCAAGCTGCCCCTGCCCGTCGCGCACACACTGCTCGGTCGCCTTCCCGCATCGGAACTGAAGCAGGGCCTGGCCCTGCTCAGCTACAAGGACAACACGGCCGGACGCTACATGACGCCGCAGTATGCCTCGATCCTGCCCGGCATGACGGCCCGGGAGGCCCTGGAGGCCATCCGCACCACGGGCCGGGGCAAGGAAACCCTGAATGTCATCTACATCGTCGACGAGGACGGCAGGCTGGTGGAGGACCTGAGGCTGGGGTCACTGGTCCTGGCCGACCCGGCCATGCTGGTCACCGATATCACCGACCCGGGCCTGGTGGCCCTGCTCGACACCGCGCCCGTGGGGGAGGTCCTGCAGGCCTTCGAGAAGTACGACCGGGTCGCCCTGCCGGTGGTGGACCAGGCCCAGCAGATGCTGGGCATCATCACCATCGACGACGTGGTGGACGTGGCCGAGGCCCGGGCCACCCGGGACATCCAGAAGATGGGCGGCGTCGAGGCCCTGGACATGCCCTACGCCGATTCCGGCTTCTGGGCCATGGTCCGCAAGCGCGGCGGGTGGCTGGCGGTGCTGTTCCTGGGGGAGATGCTCACGGCGACGGCCATGGGCCACTACGAGAAGGAGATCGCCAAGGCGGTGGTGCTGGCCCTGTTCGTGCCGCTGATCATCAGCACCGGGGGCAATTCCGGGTCCCAGGCCACCTCCCTGATCATCCGGGCCCTGGCCCTGCAGGAGCTCAAGCTGAGGGACTGGATCCGGGTCTTCCGCCGGGAGCTGTTTTCAGGGCTCGCCCTGGGCGGCGGCCTGGGCGCGATCGGCTTCACCCGGATCGTGATCTGGCAGCGCATGGGCCTCGCGAACTACGGCCACAACTACATCCTGGTGGCCCTCACCGTCTGGATGAGCCTGACCGGGGTGGTGCTCTTCGGCACCCTGGCCGGGAGCATGCTGCCCTTCCTGCTGCGCCGCTTCGGCTTCGACCCGGCGACGAGCTCGGCCCCCTTCGTCGCGACGCTGGTGGACGTCACGGGGCTGGTGATCTACTTCCAGGTGGCCTCCATGATCCTCAAGGGGACCATCCTCTGA
- a CDS encoding methylated-DNA--[protein]-cysteine S-methyltransferase, whose amino-acid sequence MAAPPIPFHHYLHSPLGWIGVGLADGGKIGRLEVLPESEDTLILTPRNRREPRVLDFLKSQLDGYFRRTLRTFNLPIHLAGDALEQRVWAETLLLGFGQCVSLKVLAERMQATEQANAVAAALRASPVAILVPTHRVLGWEEAGKLPPWIRFLRNLEDIVPGESTGLTAASLPTTAQELARATAQAPSVTLRTQGKR is encoded by the coding sequence GTGGCAGCACCCCCCATCCCCTTCCACCATTACCTCCACAGCCCCCTGGGCTGGATCGGCGTTGGGCTGGCGGACGGGGGGAAGATCGGCCGCCTGGAGGTCCTGCCCGAATCCGAGGACACCCTCATCCTCACGCCCCGGAACCGCCGGGAGCCGCGGGTTCTGGATTTCCTCAAGAGCCAGCTGGACGGATACTTCCGCCGGACCCTGCGCACCTTCAACCTGCCCATCCACCTGGCGGGCGATGCCCTGGAACAGCGCGTGTGGGCGGAGACGCTCCTGCTGGGGTTCGGCCAGTGCGTGAGCCTCAAGGTCCTGGCCGAGCGGATGCAAGCAACCGAACAGGCCAACGCCGTCGCCGCCGCCCTGCGGGCCAGCCCCGTGGCCATCCTGGTTCCCACCCACCGGGTGCTGGGCTGGGAGGAGGCCGGCAAGCTGCCGCCCTGGATCCGTTTCCTCAGGAACCTGGAGGACATCGTCCCCGGCGAATCCACCGGCCTCACCGCCGCCTCGCTGCCCACCACGGCCCAGGAACTGGCCCGGGCCACCGCGCAGGCCCCTTCGGTCACGCTGCGGACCCAGGGTAAACGCTAG
- the ettA gene encoding energy-dependent translational throttle protein EttA: MAKRTTDQPEIIYSMMRVSKFYNNKPVIKDISLSYFYGAKIGVLGLNGSGKSTVLRIMAGVDQDFNGEAVLSKGYTTGLLEQEPKLDDTKTVREIVEEGAAVKVALLREYNEISELFGEPDADMDALLARQGALQDQIDTLDCWDLDAQLEQAMDALRCPDPETSISVLSGGERRRVALCRLLIQQPDILLLDEPTNHLDAESVAWLELHLQRYEGTVIAITHDRYFLDHVAEWILELDGGRGIPWKGNYSSWLEQKQERLAQEEKSDKARQKTLERELEWIRMSPKGQHAKSKARISSFENLLSQENVQREKDLEIFIPAGPRLGDLVAELTGVSKAYGEKVLFEDLTFAIPRGGILGVIGANGAGKTTLFRMLAGQEAPDAGSIRIGETVKMAVVDQLRQGLDPDKSVYEAVTGGSDMIEMGGKLVNGRAWMSKFGFSGESQTKKVRELSGGQQNRLNLALTLKSGANVLFFDEPTNDLDVNTMRALEEAIEAFAGSAVIISHDRWFLDRLATHILAFEGDSRVEFFDGNYSQYEAYRREQLGLDAGPHRIHYRKLTR; encoded by the coding sequence ATGGCCAAGCGCACCACCGATCAGCCCGAAATCATCTATTCCATGATGCGGGTGAGCAAATTCTACAACAACAAACCCGTCATCAAGGACATCTCCCTGTCCTACTTCTACGGCGCCAAGATCGGCGTCCTGGGCCTGAACGGCTCGGGCAAGTCCACGGTGCTGCGCATCATGGCGGGCGTGGACCAGGACTTCAACGGCGAGGCGGTGCTGAGCAAAGGCTACACCACCGGCCTCCTGGAGCAGGAGCCCAAGCTCGACGACACCAAGACCGTGCGCGAGATCGTGGAGGAGGGCGCCGCGGTGAAGGTTGCCCTGCTGCGCGAGTACAACGAGATCAGCGAGCTCTTCGGGGAGCCCGACGCGGACATGGATGCCCTCCTGGCCCGCCAGGGCGCGCTGCAGGACCAGATCGACACCCTGGACTGCTGGGACCTGGACGCCCAGCTGGAGCAGGCCATGGACGCCCTGCGCTGCCCGGACCCGGAGACCTCCATCAGCGTCCTCTCCGGGGGCGAGCGAAGGCGGGTGGCCCTGTGCCGGCTCCTCATCCAGCAGCCCGACATCCTGCTCCTGGACGAGCCCACCAACCACCTGGACGCCGAGAGCGTGGCCTGGCTAGAGCTGCACCTGCAGCGCTACGAGGGCACCGTCATCGCCATCACCCACGACCGGTACTTCCTGGACCACGTGGCCGAGTGGATCCTCGAGCTGGACGGCGGCCGGGGCATCCCCTGGAAGGGCAACTACTCCAGCTGGCTGGAGCAGAAGCAGGAGCGCCTGGCCCAGGAGGAGAAGTCCGACAAGGCCCGCCAGAAGACCCTGGAGCGCGAGCTGGAGTGGATCCGCATGTCCCCCAAGGGCCAGCACGCCAAGAGCAAGGCCCGCATCTCCAGCTTCGAGAACCTGCTCAGCCAGGAGAACGTCCAGCGGGAGAAGGACCTGGAGATCTTCATCCCCGCCGGCCCCCGGCTGGGCGACCTGGTGGCCGAGCTCACCGGCGTCAGCAAGGCCTACGGCGAGAAGGTGCTCTTCGAGGACCTCACCTTCGCCATCCCCAGGGGCGGCATCCTGGGCGTCATCGGCGCCAACGGCGCGGGCAAGACCACCCTGTTCCGCATGCTCGCGGGCCAGGAGGCCCCCGACGCCGGCTCCATCCGCATCGGGGAGACCGTGAAGATGGCCGTGGTGGACCAGCTGCGCCAGGGCCTGGACCCCGACAAGAGCGTGTACGAGGCCGTCACCGGCGGCTCCGACATGATCGAGATGGGCGGCAAGCTCGTCAACGGCCGGGCCTGGATGTCCAAGTTCGGCTTCTCGGGCGAGTCCCAGACCAAGAAGGTGCGCGAGCTATCCGGCGGCCAGCAGAACCGCCTGAACCTGGCCCTCACCCTCAAGAGCGGCGCCAACGTGCTGTTCTTCGACGAGCCCACCAACGACCTGGACGTCAACACCATGCGCGCCCTGGAGGAGGCCATCGAGGCCTTCGCGGGTTCGGCCGTGATCATCAGCCACGACCGCTGGTTCCTGGACCGCCTGGCCACCCACATCCTGGCCTTCGAAGGCGACAGCCGGGTGGAGTTCTTCGACGGGAACTACTCCCAGTACGAAGCCTACCGCCGCGAGCAGCTGGGCCTGGACGCGGGGCCGCACCGCATCCACTACCGGAAGCTTACGCGCTAG
- a CDS encoding Re/Si-specific NAD(P)(+) transhydrogenase subunit alpha: MKIAVPVEVRPGENRVALDPESCRKLVQAGAEVAVEPGAGERAFFPDEAYRQAGATLGDPWDADLVLKVNAPMERPGGALEADLLKPGAILLASLFPTRHLDAMQRLAARGVTAFSTDCIPRTTRAQAMDTLSSQANITGYKGVLLGAAEFPGYFPMFMTAAGTTPQAKVFVIGAGVAGLQAIATARRLGASVSATDVRPEVREQIESVGGKYVGIDVKAHAGGGYAAELSAEDKALQARMLAGHCAGMDVVVTTALIGGVFAPRLLDEAIVATMKPGSVIVDLGADGGGNCTLSRPGETVTAHGVRILAPLNLPSTLPRAASTLFARNLLNFVLAFWDKDAGSLRLDREDDIQKGCVVTRDGEIVHGPTLQALERSHP, translated from the coding sequence ATGAAGATCGCCGTCCCAGTCGAGGTCCGGCCCGGTGAGAACCGGGTCGCGCTGGACCCCGAGTCCTGCCGGAAGCTGGTGCAGGCCGGGGCCGAGGTGGCCGTCGAGCCGGGCGCCGGGGAGCGGGCCTTCTTCCCGGACGAGGCCTACCGCCAGGCGGGGGCGACGCTCGGCGATCCCTGGGACGCGGACCTGGTCCTGAAGGTCAACGCCCCCATGGAGCGCCCCGGCGGCGCCCTCGAGGCCGACCTCCTGAAGCCCGGCGCGATCCTCCTGGCCTCCCTCTTCCCCACCCGGCACCTGGACGCCATGCAGCGGCTGGCGGCCCGGGGCGTGACGGCCTTCTCCACCGACTGCATCCCCCGCACCACCCGGGCCCAGGCCATGGACACCCTCTCCAGCCAGGCCAACATCACGGGCTACAAGGGCGTGCTGCTGGGCGCGGCTGAGTTCCCGGGCTACTTCCCGATGTTCATGACCGCCGCGGGCACCACGCCCCAGGCCAAGGTCTTCGTCATCGGGGCGGGCGTGGCCGGGCTGCAGGCCATCGCCACCGCCCGGCGCCTGGGGGCCAGCGTCAGCGCCACCGACGTGCGCCCCGAGGTGCGCGAGCAGATCGAGTCCGTGGGCGGCAAGTACGTGGGCATCGACGTGAAGGCCCACGCCGGCGGAGGGTACGCAGCGGAATTGTCCGCGGAGGACAAGGCCCTCCAGGCCCGCATGCTGGCCGGACACTGCGCGGGCATGGACGTGGTGGTCACCACCGCGCTCATCGGGGGCGTCTTCGCGCCCAGGCTCCTGGACGAGGCCATCGTGGCCACCATGAAGCCCGGGTCGGTGATCGTGGACCTGGGGGCCGACGGCGGCGGCAACTGCACCCTGAGCCGGCCCGGGGAGACCGTGACGGCCCACGGGGTGCGGATCCTGGCCCCCCTCAACCTGCCTTCCACCCTGCCCCGGGCCGCCAGCACCCTCTTCGCCCGCAACCTCCTCAACTTCGTCCTGGCCTTCTGGGACAAGGACGCCGGGAGCCTGCGCCTGGACCGGGAGGACGACATCCAGAAGGGCTGCGTGGTCACCCGGGATGGCGAGATCGTCCACGGCCCCACCCTCCAGGCCCTTGAAAGGAGCCACCCGTGA
- a CDS encoding NAD(P) transhydrogenase subunit alpha has protein sequence MGALFVFMLATFIGLMSIQRVSRLLHTPLMSLTNAISAIAVVGAIIVSAGSHQPWWVTALGLAAIFCSTTNIVSGFLITDRMLKMFKKREGAK, from the coding sequence ATGGGCGCGCTCTTCGTGTTCATGCTGGCCACCTTCATCGGCCTCATGTCCATCCAGCGCGTGTCCCGGCTCCTGCACACGCCGCTCATGAGCCTGACCAACGCCATCTCCGCCATCGCGGTGGTGGGCGCCATCATCGTCTCGGCCGGCTCCCACCAGCCCTGGTGGGTCACGGCCCTGGGCCTGGCGGCCATCTTCTGCTCCACCACGAACATCGTCAGCGGCTTCCTCATCACGGACCGCATGCTGAAGATGTTCAAGAAGCGGGAGGGCGCCAAGTGA
- a CDS encoding ATP-binding protein: protein MERQIIRIDEDLCDGCGLCADGCPEGALQIIDGKARLVSEITCDGLGACIGECPQGAIEVETREAAPYDERKTIDNILPKGPNTLKAHLKHLHHHAQTAYLKEAEAYLAELQVAIPPYKEKPMGCPGSAPRNLERAAAPAPAEGLQSQLSHWPVQMHLISPMNPVFHKADLLLAADCVAFALPDFNQKWLPGKKVAIACPKLDTNQESYVAKLTALIDEAQVNTITVMIMEVPCCGGLLRCAQVAAQAAKRRVPLKVVVVGVDGEIRKEDWVA from the coding sequence ATGGAACGCCAGATCATCCGCATCGACGAGGACCTGTGTGACGGCTGCGGCCTTTGCGCCGACGGCTGCCCCGAAGGGGCCCTGCAGATCATCGACGGCAAGGCCCGCCTGGTGAGCGAGATCACCTGCGACGGGCTCGGGGCCTGCATCGGCGAGTGCCCCCAGGGGGCCATCGAGGTGGAGACCCGGGAGGCCGCCCCGTACGACGAGCGAAAGACCATCGACAACATCCTGCCCAAGGGACCCAACACCCTCAAGGCCCACCTCAAACACCTCCACCACCACGCCCAGACCGCCTACCTCAAGGAAGCCGAGGCCTACCTGGCCGAGCTCCAGGTCGCCATCCCCCCGTACAAGGAGAAACCCATGGGCTGTCCCGGTTCCGCCCCCCGCAACCTCGAACGCGCCGCGGCCCCCGCCCCGGCCGAGGGCCTCCAGAGCCAGCTCAGCCACTGGCCCGTGCAGATGCACCTCATCTCGCCCATGAACCCGGTCTTCCACAAGGCCGACCTGCTCCTGGCCGCCGACTGCGTGGCCTTCGCCCTGCCCGACTTCAACCAGAAGTGGCTGCCCGGCAAGAAGGTGGCCATCGCCTGCCCCAAGCTGGACACCAACCAGGAATCCTACGTCGCCAAGCTCACGGCCCTCATCGACGAGGCCCAGGTGAACACCATCACCGTCATGATCATGGAGGTGCCCTGCTGCGGCGGCCTCCTGCGCTGCGCCCAGGTGGCGGCCCAGGCGGCGAAGCGCCGGGTGCCCCTCAAGGTGGTGGTGGTCGGCGTCGACGGGGAAATCCGAAAAGAGGACTGGGTCGCCTGA